The Pseudophaeobacter arcticus DSM 23566 genome includes a region encoding these proteins:
- a CDS encoding Bug family tripartite tricarboxylate transporter substrate binding protein — MMTLKMGRRALIASVIATLGLAGSLAAPVLAEEHKALDSIHFLIPGGAGGGWDGTARGTGEALTKAGLVATASYENMSGGGGGKAIGYLIENADSNHGTLMVNSTPIVIRSLTGVFPHNFRDLTLVAGTIGDYAAIVVGKDSPVNSMSDLLAAYDANPSKTAIGGGSVPGGMDHLVAAMVMEAAGKDALEVKYIPYDAGGKAMAALLSGEIAALSTGFSEAINLANAGEVKIIGVTSDERVGVAPDVMTMKEQGIDTSFVNWRGFFAAPGLPEDKLAMYQETLTKMYETPEWEEVRARNGWVNIHNSGDEFRSFLEEQERVIGDLMKKLGFL; from the coding sequence ATGATGACACTTAAGATGGGCCGTCGCGCCCTGATAGCGAGCGTAATTGCGACATTGGGCCTGGCTGGGAGCCTGGCTGCGCCGGTCCTGGCCGAGGAGCACAAAGCGCTCGATAGCATTCACTTTCTGATCCCCGGTGGTGCCGGTGGCGGTTGGGATGGGACTGCACGTGGAACGGGTGAGGCCCTGACCAAGGCGGGGCTTGTGGCAACGGCGTCTTACGAAAACATGTCTGGCGGAGGTGGCGGCAAGGCCATCGGCTATCTGATTGAAAATGCCGATAGCAACCATGGCACGCTGATGGTCAACTCAACGCCGATCGTGATCCGCTCGCTCACCGGGGTGTTCCCGCATAACTTTCGCGATCTGACGCTGGTGGCAGGCACCATTGGCGATTACGCCGCCATCGTTGTCGGCAAGGACAGCCCTGTGAACTCGATGAGCGATCTGCTGGCTGCCTATGATGCCAACCCGTCCAAAACCGCGATTGGTGGCGGTTCTGTTCCAGGGGGGATGGATCACCTGGTTGCAGCCATGGTGATGGAGGCCGCAGGCAAAGACGCGCTGGAGGTGAAATATATTCCCTATGATGCCGGCGGCAAGGCCATGGCGGCGCTGCTCTCGGGTGAAATTGCAGCCCTGTCGACGGGCTTTTCCGAGGCGATTAACCTGGCCAACGCCGGGGAGGTCAAAATCATCGGTGTCACCTCTGACGAGCGCGTCGGCGTGGCGCCGGATGTGATGACCATGAAGGAACAGGGCATCGACACCAGTTTTGTCAACTGGCGCGGCTTTTTTGCGGCCCCCGGCCTGCCTGAGGACAAGCTGGCGATGTATCAGGAGACCCTGACCAAAATGTACGAAACGCCAGAATGGGAAGAGGTCCGCGCCCGCAATGGCTGGGTGAACATCCATAATTCGGGTGATGAATTCAGAAGCTTCCTGGAAGAACAGGAACGGGTCATTGGCGATCTGATGAAAAAGCTGGGCTTCCTGTAA
- a CDS encoding tripartite tricarboxylate transporter TctB family protein: MALDRWIALILLSICLAYGYTAWFAMDSSLAPFMKRNPIWPSTFPKVLSILGVIACCAILFGLEKSEEQPAEIDYRRLGDYHLGQALMLLGLMVAYALCLRPVGFIVSTSAFLILGATILGERGWRYLVPIALIATLVVWYLVQQVLGIYMRPLPVFWGG; the protein is encoded by the coding sequence ATGGCTCTTGATCGCTGGATCGCACTGATCCTGTTAAGTATTTGTCTGGCCTATGGATATACGGCCTGGTTCGCCATGGACAGCAGCCTTGCGCCGTTCATGAAACGCAATCCGATCTGGCCCAGCACCTTTCCCAAGGTGCTGTCCATTCTTGGGGTGATTGCCTGCTGTGCCATCCTGTTTGGGCTGGAAAAGAGCGAGGAACAACCCGCCGAGATCGATTACCGCCGCTTGGGGGACTACCATCTGGGCCAGGCGCTCATGCTGCTGGGGTTGATGGTTGCCTATGCGCTGTGCCTGCGCCCTGTCGGGTTTATTGTTTCGACCTCTGCCTTTCTCATCCTTGGGGCCACCATTCTGGGGGAACGGGGCTGGCGCTACTTGGTGCCGATTGCCCTGATTGCGACGCTGGTGGTCTGGTATTTGGTTCAGCAGGTTCTGGGCATCTACATGCGCCCGCTGCCTGTTTTCTGGGGAGGCTGA
- a CDS encoding sensor histidine kinase, whose product MVEMPQIAGSLRNRLAVTLIGGASLLALLLFLVVRSYAAQIAQQGQDSILGASVSSILDAAVLRDDQVEIDFPYASFSMLTTPAHDRVFYAIYRDDKLLSGYADLPRPDSPGNPGSSDSGERHYQTAEFIGKPIRISTASRTLLGADVKTHITVSVAQTQDALSDRLNAISRNVASFGIGFFVLVVLLSFWATSITIAPLNRLATSVTRRGPQDLSPVNKPVPTEMLPLVLSLNRLMARLNQSLTQSEDFIAEAAHRVRTPLATVRSYAETTLQRVDKEQNRQALRSMIRAIDESSRAAGQLLDHAMITFRADQLEYQQLDLVDLVQDLVLRLTPVAEMKDIDLRLDLDQPALCMGDPILLQNAIRNLIDNALKYSPSESTIDIRVSSSPRPQVEIHDQRPGFPADEISDLALRFSRGNNAEGTIGSGLGLTIAQDVAIAHGGTLALSNLKEGGACVIFSL is encoded by the coding sequence ATGGTTGAGATGCCGCAGATCGCGGGGTCCCTGCGCAACCGGCTTGCGGTGACCCTGATCGGCGGTGCGTCACTGCTGGCGCTGCTGCTGTTTCTGGTGGTCAGAAGCTACGCCGCCCAGATCGCGCAACAGGGGCAAGACAGCATTCTGGGCGCCTCGGTCTCCTCAATTCTGGATGCCGCCGTGCTGCGCGATGACCAGGTGGAGATTGATTTTCCCTATGCCTCCTTTTCGATGCTGACCACGCCGGCGCATGACCGGGTATTTTACGCAATCTACCGGGATGACAAATTGTTGTCGGGCTATGCGGATCTGCCTCGGCCAGACAGCCCCGGCAATCCCGGCAGCTCTGACAGCGGCGAGCGGCACTATCAGACCGCTGAGTTCATCGGCAAACCCATCCGGATATCAACCGCCTCGCGCACCCTGCTTGGTGCCGATGTCAAAACCCATATCACCGTTTCCGTGGCTCAGACGCAGGATGCGCTCTCGGACCGGCTGAATGCCATCTCCCGCAATGTTGCCTCCTTTGGCATTGGCTTTTTTGTGCTGGTGGTGCTGTTGTCCTTTTGGGCCACCTCCATCACCATTGCACCGCTCAATCGTCTTGCCACCTCGGTCACCCGGCGCGGCCCTCAGGACCTGAGCCCAGTCAACAAACCCGTGCCCACCGAGATGCTGCCGCTGGTGCTCTCTCTCAACCGGTTGATGGCCCGGCTCAATCAGTCGCTGACCCAGTCCGAAGATTTTATCGCCGAGGCCGCCCATCGGGTGCGCACGCCGCTTGCAACGGTACGCTCCTACGCCGAAACCACGCTCCAGCGGGTCGACAAAGAACAGAACCGGCAGGCGCTCAGGTCGATGATCCGGGCCATCGACGAAAGCTCGCGCGCGGCGGGGCAACTGCTGGATCACGCGATGATCACCTTTCGCGCCGACCAGCTGGAATACCAGCAGTTGGACCTGGTCGATCTGGTACAGGATTTGGTGCTGCGCCTCACTCCGGTTGCCGAAATGAAGGACATCGACCTGCGTCTTGATCTTGACCAGCCAGCCCTCTGCATGGGCGATCCCATCCTGCTGCAAAACGCCATTCGCAATCTGATCGACAATGCCCTGAAGTATTCCCCAAGCGAAAGCACCATAGACATTCGGGTGTCCTCCAGCCCCCGGCCGCAGGTCGAGATCCACGATCAGAGGCCGGGGTTCCCCGCCGATGAAATCTCTGATCTGGCCCTGCGGTTTTCGCGTGGCAATAATGCCGAGGGGACAATCGGCTCGGGGCTGGGGCTGACAATTGCCCAGGATGTCGCCATTGCCCATGGCGGAACCCTGGCCCTGTCCAACCTCAAGGAAGGCGGCGCATGCGTTATATTCTCGCTCTGA
- a CDS encoding response regulator encodes MGKTEPLIAIVDDDESVRTTLSALMHESGFEALSCPDIASFMALGDPPPVDLALIDLRLRGESGLTLAIHIRERYEIPIVMLTGVGDEIDKIIGLETGADDYLIKPFNPRELVARIRAVLRRYGHGGSKPSAASGQGIVFGSKRIDIQTRRVLDAEGEEIPLTNAEYRLLEYFARNPNRVIPRPELLEELGSDMQRYVDRTIDVLILRLRRKIEPVASKPVHLQTRRAQGYIFHLSPEGQ; translated from the coding sequence ATGGGCAAAACCGAGCCGCTCATTGCTATTGTCGACGACGATGAAAGCGTGCGCACCACCCTTTCCGCCTTGATGCACGAAAGTGGATTTGAGGCCCTCAGCTGCCCCGACATCGCTTCGTTTATGGCCCTGGGCGACCCGCCGCCGGTGGATCTGGCCCTGATTGACCTGCGCTTGCGGGGCGAGTCCGGATTGACCCTGGCGATCCACATTCGCGAGCGCTACGAAATCCCCATTGTGATGCTGACCGGCGTTGGAGACGAGATCGACAAGATCATCGGACTGGAAACCGGCGCCGATGACTATCTGATCAAGCCTTTCAACCCGCGCGAGCTGGTCGCCCGCATCCGGGCGGTGCTGCGCCGCTATGGGCATGGCGGCTCAAAACCCAGTGCGGCCTCCGGGCAGGGCATCGTCTTTGGCAGCAAACGTATTGATATTCAGACCCGCCGGGTGCTGGACGCCGAGGGGGAGGAAATCCCGCTTACCAATGCAGAATACCGCCTGCTGGAGTATTTTGCGCGCAATCCCAACAGGGTCATCCCGCGGCCAGAACTGTTGGAAGAGCTGGGCTCCGATATGCAGCGCTATGTTGACCGGACCATTGATGTGCTGATTTTACGCCTGCGCCGCAAGATCGAGCCCGTTGCCTCCAAACCGGTGCATCTGCAGACCCGCCGCGCCCAGGGGTATATCTTTCACCTGTCGCCAGAAGGTCAGTGA
- a CDS encoding rhomboid family intramembrane serine protease: MGVIWTVEVVNLVSGYALNRVFGLLPRSIGGLDGILFMPFLHGSLSHAAANTAPLVILGSLLAATAPRLVLKASVLITVLGGLGVWLFGATAIHVGASGLIFGWFGFLLTRGVMTRQLVPLLVTIGVTLVYGTMIWGILPGQPGVSWEAHLFGCAAGIFAGYALSNQA; this comes from the coding sequence TTGGGCGTAATCTGGACGGTCGAGGTGGTGAACCTGGTCTCAGGCTACGCGCTGAACCGAGTGTTTGGCTTGCTCCCCCGATCCATTGGCGGATTGGACGGGATCCTGTTTATGCCGTTTCTGCACGGCTCTTTGAGCCATGCTGCAGCCAATACCGCGCCGCTGGTCATTCTCGGCAGTCTCCTCGCGGCCACCGCCCCAAGGCTGGTACTCAAGGCGTCGGTGCTTATCACTGTGCTGGGCGGTCTTGGCGTCTGGCTCTTTGGTGCCACCGCAATACATGTCGGAGCCTCGGGGCTGATCTTTGGCTGGTTCGGTTTTTTGCTCACCCGTGGTGTGATGACGCGGCAGCTGGTGCCACTGTTGGTCACCATTGGGGTGACCTTGGTCTATGGCACGATGATCTGGGGGATCCTGCCGGGGCAACCTGGCGTCAGCTGGGAGGCCCATCTGTTTGGCTGTGCGGCGGGGATCTTTGCAGGCTACGCCCTGAGCAACCAAGCCTAA
- a CDS encoding YbfB/YjiJ family MFS transporter, with the protein MSPAPASPDDPAIPAAPARPWLVLAGLALGVTVTNGFARFAYGVMLPAMKSEMGWNYAQAGWLNTANALGYVAGAILTMLLIRHISPSRLFAFGLVTTTIAILATGLNAALWWQTLWRILAGTLGAMSFSSAGALAAGLFQNDARRNALAIAILFGSGGGIGIVLTGAALPLMLDRFGPGSWPMGWIAIGAVSLSFLPLGLWAALQLRPSVQAPLRSAPLPLRRMLPELAGYAGFGLGYIVYLTFLSAWMTEQAAGAGFIALVWVLLGLCICVSPLVWRPVLVRYNSGVPLALILTGIAIGSALPVVLPSGSALLISAVVFGLSVFMAPGAVTNFARQNLPPESWAGAISLFTVVFAVAQTLGPYGAGLVGDLFNSIGVSLLAAAGLLLIGAVAALLQKPL; encoded by the coding sequence ATGTCTCCTGCACCAGCATCACCGGATGATCCTGCCATCCCTGCAGCCCCAGCCCGCCCCTGGCTGGTGCTGGCCGGGTTGGCGCTGGGGGTGACGGTCACCAATGGCTTTGCCCGTTTTGCCTATGGGGTGATGCTGCCTGCGATGAAATCCGAAATGGGATGGAACTATGCCCAGGCTGGATGGCTGAACACGGCCAATGCGCTTGGCTATGTTGCCGGGGCAATTCTGACCATGCTGTTGATCCGGCATATCTCGCCTTCGCGTTTGTTTGCATTTGGTCTGGTCACTACAACCATCGCAATTCTGGCCACCGGGCTGAATGCGGCGCTGTGGTGGCAGACGCTCTGGCGTATTCTGGCGGGCACCCTGGGCGCGATGTCCTTTTCCTCTGCGGGGGCACTGGCTGCGGGCCTGTTTCAAAACGATGCGCGGCGCAACGCGCTGGCCATCGCGATCCTGTTTGGATCGGGTGGGGGGATTGGCATTGTATTGACCGGCGCGGCGTTGCCGCTGATGCTCGATCGGTTTGGACCCGGGTCCTGGCCTATGGGCTGGATCGCTATCGGCGCGGTCAGCCTGTCGTTTCTGCCCCTGGGCCTGTGGGCTGCCTTGCAACTGCGTCCCTCGGTACAGGCGCCTCTTCGGTCTGCGCCTCTGCCGCTGCGCAGAATGCTGCCCGAACTTGCAGGATATGCAGGCTTTGGGCTGGGCTATATCGTCTATCTCACCTTTTTGTCGGCCTGGATGACCGAACAGGCGGCGGGCGCAGGGTTTATTGCGCTGGTCTGGGTTCTGCTGGGCCTGTGTATCTGTGTGTCACCACTGGTTTGGCGACCCGTCTTGGTGCGCTACAATTCTGGCGTGCCACTTGCCCTTATCCTGACCGGTATCGCGATTGGATCTGCCCTGCCGGTGGTGCTGCCGAGCGGATCCGCGCTGCTCATTTCGGCGGTGGTCTTTGGCCTGTCGGTATTTATGGCGCCCGGCGCGGTCACCAACTTTGCCCGCCAGAACCTGCCGCCTGAAAGCTGGGCCGGGGCGATCAGTCTCTTTACCGTGGTGTTTGCTGTCGCGCAGACCCTTGGGCCCTATGGTGCCGGCCTGGTTGGCGATCTGTTTAACAGCATTGGTGTCAGCCTATTGGCCGCTGCGGGTCTGTTGCTGATTGGTGCCGTTGCCGCCCTGCTGCAAAAACCGCTTTGA
- a CDS encoding response regulator transcription factor — MKFLLVEDNMDLAKAICARMHLDGHTIDHASRIDDAIAYSQTGDYDLILLDIMLPDGDGRSFLKQHRDQKRDTAVIVLTARSQVSDRISMLDLGADDYVTKPFDHEELQARCRAVLRRKTGTSQAVLQLADVRFNPVAGVVTVCDKPVNLRNRELRLLEVLFNAPGQIFPKQKLADRLFSYDEDVSENAVEVYIARLRKHLEGSALKITTLRGLGYRLDHG, encoded by the coding sequence ATGAAGTTCCTTTTGGTCGAAGACAATATGGACCTGGCAAAGGCGATTTGTGCACGCATGCATCTGGATGGTCACACCATTGATCACGCTAGCAGAATTGATGATGCAATTGCCTATTCCCAGACCGGAGACTACGATCTTATCCTGCTCGATATCATGCTGCCCGATGGCGACGGGCGCAGCTTTCTCAAACAGCATAGAGACCAGAAACGCGACACAGCTGTGATTGTTCTGACTGCCCGGTCGCAGGTCTCGGACAGAATCAGCATGTTGGATCTGGGCGCCGATGACTATGTGACCAAACCCTTTGACCACGAAGAACTGCAGGCGCGTTGCCGGGCGGTGTTACGTCGCAAAACCGGCACATCGCAGGCGGTGTTGCAGCTTGCCGACGTGCGCTTCAATCCGGTCGCCGGGGTGGTCACGGTTTGTGATAAACCGGTGAATTTGCGCAATCGAGAGTTGCGATTGCTTGAAGTCCTGTTCAATGCGCCGGGGCAAATTTTCCCCAAACAGAAACTGGCGGACCGGCTGTTTTCCTACGACGAGGATGTCTCTGAGAATGCTGTGGAGGTCTATATCGCACGGCTGCGCAAACATCTCGAAGGGTCTGCCCTAAAGATCACCACCCTGCGCGGGCTTGGCTATCGGCTGGATCATGGTTGA
- a CDS encoding ATP-binding protein → MPSLSDLSVRFRLSAAIAVLFGLILLVSMIGLLVLNRTELWMNVLHKDTLAEVSDALDLSRESADLATSAPFLYALFPPFQLEQEKAKVLANLDRIETLAADDPELDLPVARLRFAIDDLTTALAPQTARQADLDAIDRDMVRLNQRVRRFAGDRALPLAEREVWSGLQQLTASAIGAGRANALIELGEARRRYTQQRDVVFAQLLPVHATTLAEIEQAAQRGESLFVLKHRDLAARLDAENALFRIRQEARRVSAFAEAKVAQAENRLSQARAETSNNLAIAKNAFLALTTASLLVAITSSLYVSRYVAHNLQRIAQAMRRLAAGNHRTDLPQGPNSEDEIGQLYAAFHVFRESARKLERRTRQIGHQNALFSRVFRNIKDGVAIASANGWIEAENDNLRQLLRLPPAQGNARARVSDLIADSRFTRRTSASEHGGFEEYADPSGNVLELRRSPLPNGEEVWLLSETTERKRVEQRLEEIRRVEALGKVSGEVAHDFGNILSSISGNLHLLEAADAEAARHLHTRLRSALDLGVSLTERLLAFARKQHLEPQVTDIGLLIEGMADLLEIAVPSCVSMEFDIPPEPVFAKVDPGQLESAVLNLCVNAGQAIGQAGHIRVCVTGEDGAQLSIHDDGCGMSPEVLRHATEPFYSNRNDGSGTGLGLSMVDGFVHQSGGQLTLASCTERPHQGTTVTLKFPALAEEINPPGEVLTPGTALVIDDDPAYLASASEALERLGYVVFRAGSFSEGSAQLHQQPRLDLVLSDLNLDNGASGWEILQLAHRLFPKCRLALMSTRETYRVPKELEAAARPAKLPKPFTDSMMRRLVASS, encoded by the coding sequence ATGCCTTCGCTGTCTGACCTGAGTGTCCGGTTTCGCCTGTCGGCGGCGATTGCCGTTCTGTTTGGCCTGATCCTGTTGGTCAGCATGATTGGGTTGCTGGTGTTGAACCGCACCGAGCTGTGGATGAACGTGCTGCATAAGGACACCCTGGCAGAAGTATCCGACGCCCTGGATCTGTCACGGGAATCTGCCGATCTGGCAACCTCGGCGCCGTTCTTATATGCGCTTTTCCCGCCGTTTCAGCTGGAACAGGAAAAGGCCAAGGTTTTGGCCAACCTGGACCGGATCGAGACCCTTGCGGCCGATGACCCAGAGCTGGACTTGCCGGTGGCCCGTCTTCGGTTTGCCATTGATGATCTGACAACAGCCCTGGCGCCACAGACCGCACGACAGGCAGACCTGGATGCAATTGATCGCGACATGGTGCGGCTGAACCAGCGGGTCAGGCGTTTCGCCGGGGATCGTGCTTTGCCGCTGGCCGAGCGCGAAGTCTGGTCTGGTCTGCAACAGCTGACGGCCAGTGCAATTGGGGCGGGACGCGCCAATGCGCTCATCGAGCTGGGCGAAGCACGCCGTCGCTACACACAGCAGCGCGATGTGGTGTTCGCGCAGCTCTTGCCGGTTCATGCCACGACATTGGCCGAGATAGAGCAAGCCGCCCAGCGCGGCGAAAGCCTGTTTGTTCTGAAACATCGCGACCTGGCGGCGCGGCTGGATGCGGAAAACGCGCTGTTTCGCATCCGGCAAGAGGCCCGCCGCGTCAGCGCCTTTGCCGAGGCAAAGGTCGCCCAGGCGGAGAACCGTCTGTCACAGGCCCGCGCAGAGACCTCCAACAACCTGGCCATTGCCAAGAACGCCTTTCTGGCCCTCACCACCGCCAGCTTGCTGGTGGCGATCACATCATCGCTCTATGTGTCGCGCTATGTGGCGCACAACCTGCAACGCATTGCCCAGGCCATGCGCAGGCTTGCAGCCGGGAACCATCGCACGGATCTGCCACAGGGGCCAAATTCCGAGGATGAAATTGGCCAGCTCTATGCGGCCTTTCATGTGTTTCGCGAGAGCGCCCGCAAGCTGGAGCGCAGAACCCGGCAGATTGGCCATCAAAACGCACTGTTTTCGCGGGTATTTCGCAACATCAAAGATGGCGTGGCAATTGCCTCTGCCAATGGCTGGATCGAGGCTGAAAACGACAATCTACGCCAGCTCCTGAGGCTGCCCCCCGCACAGGGCAACGCCCGCGCGCGGGTTTCGGATCTGATTGCGGACTCCCGCTTCACACGGCGGACCTCGGCCAGTGAACATGGCGGGTTTGAAGAATATGCCGATCCGTCCGGCAATGTGTTGGAGCTGCGCCGCTCCCCCCTGCCAAATGGAGAGGAGGTCTGGCTGTTGTCCGAAACCACCGAGCGCAAACGGGTGGAGCAACGGTTGGAAGAAATTCGCCGGGTTGAGGCGCTGGGAAAAGTCTCTGGCGAGGTTGCCCATGATTTTGGCAATATCCTGTCTAGCATCTCAGGCAATCTGCATCTGCTGGAGGCCGCAGATGCCGAAGCGGCCCGGCATCTGCATACCCGGCTGAGATCCGCCCTGGATCTGGGCGTATCGCTGACAGAGCGGCTGTTGGCTTTTGCCCGCAAACAGCATCTGGAGCCACAGGTGACGGACATCGGATTGCTGATCGAGGGCATGGCTGATCTGTTGGAAATCGCCGTGCCAAGCTGTGTGTCGATGGAATTTGACATCCCACCTGAGCCGGTTTTTGCCAAAGTAGATCCGGGGCAGTTGGAAAGCGCGGTGTTGAATCTCTGCGTCAATGCCGGTCAGGCGATTGGTCAGGCCGGACATATTCGCGTCTGCGTGACCGGCGAAGACGGGGCGCAGCTGTCAATCCATGACGATGGCTGCGGCATGTCGCCAGAGGTTCTGCGCCACGCAACAGAGCCGTTTTATTCCAACCGCAACGATGGCAGCGGCACCGGGTTGGGTCTGTCCATGGTCGACGGCTTTGTCCATCAATCTGGTGGCCAGCTCACCCTCGCCTCGTGCACAGAGCGCCCGCATCAAGGTACCACCGTGACACTGAAATTTCCTGCGCTGGCCGAGGAAATCAACCCGCCCGGTGAGGTGTTGACGCCAGGAACGGCTCTGGTGATTGATGACGATCCTGCCTACCTGGCTTCTGCGTCAGAGGCCCTGGAGCGGTTGGGCTATGTGGTTTTCCGGGCGGGAAGTTTTAGCGAGGGCAGTGCTCAGTTGCACCAGCAACCCCGGCTGGACCTAGTGCTCAGTGACCTGAACCTGGACAATGGCGCCTCGGGATGGGAAATCCTGCAACTTGCACATAGGTTGTTTCCAAAGTGCCGACTGGCCCTGATGTCGACCCGAGAAACATACCGTGTCCCCAAGGAGCTTGAGGCTGCGGCGCGGCCCGCGAAACTGCCAAAACCCTTTACCGATTCAATGATGCGGAGACTGGTTGCATCCTCCTGA
- a CDS encoding tripartite tricarboxylate transporter permease: MLEGLLIGLQTALSVQNLLMVIGGCLIGTFIGMLPGLGPMSIIAIMIPVAISMGDPSAALILLAGVYYGAIFGGSTSSILLNAPGVAGTVASSFDGYPMARQGKAGKALTIAAIASFAGGTIGALLLMIFAPALSSVALLFHSPEYFALMVVGLSAIAAFAGTGQVAKALLMTTFGLIMATVGEGALFNLPRFTMGLMDLQSGFGFITLAMAMFALPEALFLVLKPRTAQEADSGAIKDLRISRAEAKSIAPVIGRQSIQGFFIGVLPGAGATIASFLGYAVERSLATKQEQEEFGKGSIKGLAAPETANNAACTGSFVPLLTLGIPGSGTTAILLGALVALNVTPGPRLMIDQPEVFWAVIMSMFIGNLVLLILNLPLIPYIAKVLSVPRSYLIPFILFFTLMGAYIGQNNATELLLLVGFGVCATALRFADYPLAPLLIGFILGGMLEDNFSRSMQLYDGAAFIWERPLTLGLLACAALLVLLPSYRARRARLRAQGVADGD, from the coding sequence ATGCTCGAAGGATTACTCATTGGCCTGCAAACGGCCCTCTCTGTGCAGAACCTGCTGATGGTGATTGGCGGCTGCCTGATCGGCACCTTTATCGGCATGTTGCCGGGGCTGGGACCGATGTCGATCATTGCCATCATGATCCCGGTGGCGATCTCGATGGGCGACCCTTCGGCGGCCCTGATCCTGCTGGCGGGGGTCTATTACGGCGCCATCTTTGGCGGCTCGACCTCGTCGATCCTGCTGAATGCTCCGGGGGTGGCGGGAACTGTTGCCTCCAGTTTTGATGGCTATCCGATGGCGCGGCAGGGCAAGGCGGGCAAGGCGCTGACCATTGCCGCCATCGCCAGCTTTGCCGGCGGCACCATTGGCGCCCTGTTGCTGATGATCTTTGCCCCTGCTTTGTCTTCGGTGGCGCTGTTGTTTCACTCGCCCGAGTATTTTGCCCTGATGGTTGTTGGCCTCTCGGCGATTGCCGCCTTTGCCGGTACCGGACAGGTGGCCAAGGCGCTGTTGATGACCACTTTTGGGTTGATCATGGCCACCGTTGGCGAAGGCGCGTTGTTCAATCTGCCACGGTTCACCATGGGGTTGATGGATCTTCAGTCGGGGTTTGGGTTCATCACCCTGGCGATGGCCATGTTTGCCCTGCCAGAGGCGCTGTTTCTGGTGTTAAAACCCAGAACCGCGCAAGAGGCCGACAGCGGGGCGATCAAGGATCTGCGCATCAGCCGGGCGGAGGCAAAATCCATTGCCCCAGTCATAGGACGGCAGTCTATCCAGGGCTTCTTTATTGGTGTCTTGCCGGGGGCAGGGGCCACCATCGCCAGCTTCCTGGGCTATGCAGTGGAGCGCAGCCTGGCGACAAAGCAGGAACAGGAGGAATTTGGCAAGGGTTCGATCAAGGGTCTGGCGGCGCCAGAGACCGCCAATAATGCGGCCTGCACCGGCTCCTTTGTGCCGCTGCTGACCCTGGGCATTCCGGGCTCTGGCACCACGGCGATTTTGCTGGGGGCTTTGGTTGCGCTGAATGTGACGCCGGGGCCACGGTTGATGATCGACCAGCCAGAAGTGTTCTGGGCGGTGATCATGTCGATGTTCATTGGCAATCTGGTGCTGCTGATCCTGAACCTGCCGCTGATCCCCTATATTGCCAAGGTGCTGTCGGTTCCGCGCAGCTATCTGATCCCCTTCATTCTCTTCTTCACCCTGATGGGGGCCTATATCGGACAGAACAATGCAACCGAGCTGTTGCTGCTGGTTGGCTTTGGGGTCTGTGCCACGGCGCTGCGCTTTGCCGATTATCCACTGGCACCGCTGCTGATCGGCTTCATCCTGGGCGGCATGCTCGAAGACAATTTTTCGCGCTCCATGCAGCTTTATGATGGCGCCGCCTTTATCTGGGAGCGGCCGCTGACGCTGGGCCTGTTGGCCTGTGCCGCACTGCTGGTGCTGCTGCCCAGCTACCGGGCGCGTCGGGCACGGTTGCGGGCGCAGGGCGTGGCAGACGGCGACTGA